The nucleotide window aGTAAATaagtgaacaaacacactaaaatgTGTCAATATACATCCATTCAGaaaaaagttagaacatcttatatttgtgaacggagggagtGCCACATAAAAGCAAGCATAGTTGTGCATTAACAGAAAATATATTCTTTGTGCATGCTGTTTGAATGTGTTCTTTGGCAACAAGCATAGTTGTGCATACTGCATTGCCAACAGAAATAACATGCCAACCATCCCAAATAAAATTGAGTGTCAGTACATAACTGCAAGCAATTAGGTCCAGTAGGACAGTACCTTCTCATTACCAGCCCTAAGGGCTAGTTTATCTATGAGGTATGTTGCCACTGCAATTTGCTTCTTGGAGACATCTTTGCTATTGAAATCCTTTGTGTAATTTACACGAATGTTGTGTATGTGATCCTGCCATGGCCATGCAGAAAGATGGTTATCTGTACTTGTCGACTTAAAATTAACATGACACACAAACTGAACCTCCTTACCTTCAATTTTCGGGACTTCTCATATTTCTCCTTGTCACTCTGTCCCTTTAGTGAGCTGCTTGCTGCCAAGAAAACATACTTGAAATCTTTTTGGCTAATCGGGTCATTCCAAAAGGCCAACCATGTAACAGTATTGTCATGTTTGACTTCTTTCCAGCTGCATAACACATAAGCAATCAAGAGTTTATACATGCTACCAGCTCCTTCACAAATACATATAATTTACTAACAGCGGAAAAAATTATGGTACCTTTGTCCCTCTATTGGACACTCTGGGACTGGAGTGCCTTTTCCAATGTTTATTGTAATATCACTTGGACGAATACGTCTCTTCAGTTTTCCCATCTGAAACAATGTAATAAAAAGGCTTAAACTGAAGGCCCTCACTTAAAGAGGGTAAAATGTATGCGATTAAACATTTTCCTATGTGCACCTTAGGATGCTCTCCTCGTCCCCTGAACAAGCCTGGTGGTTCTACTCTGAAATTGCCAACCTGAATTGAACAAACAGTTTAGTCCAAAAGACACAAATGGTACGCATGTACAAGAAATCAGGAACAGGAAGAGCAGTGCAAGATAAGGAAATCATCATTATTTAATAATAACAGTAACATGCCATTCTTTGCATCCAATGTAAAGATCTTGATTGATTAACTGGTCAGACTATCAATTGCTGACTGAGAACGTGTATCTAGCACAAATGTATGATAACAAATTAACAAAGGAATTATATATGATTCAAGAAGGCAAGAAGTGAGTAAGAAAATCACAGTACAGAAACAGAACCTTCTCTCTAACACCATCAACAACAGCCCACATATACTTCTCCTCTTGTTTCAATTTCTCTTCCCGCAATGCTTTCTTCTCCTGTAAGCAAAAATCAAGATTAATCACTTCAGACAATGGTGCATTCTACAACCTACTAAGATTTAGACACAATATCTAGTCATAATCCACCAAGTTAGCAAGATTACAACAGTATGAACAACAATTTCTTTCCACGGAATAATTCCAACATGCAGAGCTTTGCTAACAAGTCAGTAAAATCTACCTCCGATGTCATCtgtttcttcttctccttctctcTGAGGTGCCATTCATAAATAGGGGTGAAGTCACAAAGCTCAAATTTCTTGATGATATGGTTTTTACCAAGAATTTTTTTCCAGTCACCAAAAAAGTTGTCGATAAATGTTTTCTTTGTTGCGTACTCCGTGTCTTTCATCACAGCAAACATGGTTGCAACCTGCAACACAAAGGATTGGCAAAGGAACAAATTATTCGGATTCAAAGCACCCTGGCCACTACTTCATTTCATTGCTATGAATCCAAAGTTGCAAAACAAAATAACAAATAGCAAATGCTTTAGAGATCACCTCCTCCTCTTCTGGAGTCAGCTCAACAGGTTGCCCATTGTAAAGCATTTTGACGCCATGGGGATTGTATGGAGGGGGGAAAATAACACCATTGTGCTCCAAAGTAGACCATTTCTTTCCACCGCCAGATCCTGGAGGCACCCTCAGTGATTTTGAGAACTGGGAACTTTTCattgttttctttgtttttgttttgaatTTCTTATTATCCTTCTTAACGGATAAAGGACTCTTTACAATATTCTTTACAGGTGGCTTGCTTTTTGAAGACTCCCCCGGTGTCAGTTTTCTTTCGACGGGTACACTGTTACTGTCATCATCCGTGGATTCTCTTTTGACACTTCCTGAGGCAGAAGCATCAGAAGATTTGGTCTTCTTAAGAGCTGAACTTGTTTGATTATTGTTATAACCTGGCCTTTTAACTGAATTCCGGGGAGCACTCGAATTATTGGTTGGCCCCTTGTTGTTAGACGGGAGCTTGTCCTTGGAATTTGAGATACTCGCAGATGTACCTGCAGTACCTCTTGAAAATCGGGCAGACAGTGGCTTCTCATCCTCTGAATCAGAGGTACTACCTCTACTTTTTGGAGCAGCATTAGTGGGTAACCTGCTGGCAAGTGGTTTCTCATCCTCTGAATCATCATCAGATTGCACAATCTTAGGTGCAGGCTTCAATAAAACGGGCTTACTTGTGCTATTATTAGAAGCCCCTTTTGCTGGGTTGAACCTCTGAACAAGTGGCTTATGATCATCATCTGAATCATCATCAGGTTGCAGAGTCTTAGGTGGTGCAGTCTTCAACAAAACGGTCTTATTTGTGCTATTATTAGAAGCCACTTTTGCTGAGTTGATATTCATACCAAGTGGCTTACGATCATCTCCTGAACCATATGCATTCTCACCTCCTGTGACAACTTTCTTTAATTTCGTGTCAGGCTTTTTCCTCAAAGCAAGTGGCTTGTCATCATCTGAATCATCTGACTTGTCACCTTTGACCTGAGGTCTTTTCATTTTACTCTTATCCACTGTGTTACTCTTTTGACTCCGTTCTAGAGAACTGTTAGGCTGAACAGACCCTGAAGGCCGAGGGTTTGAGCTGGTCGACTGTGGCTTCGGTGGCAGCGGCGACCTGGAAGCGCCATTAATCCCATTCCTCTGCTGATTCGAGGCTGCAGCCTTAGGGCTCCTAACATAGGTGATATTTGCCGATGAGCCTTCCTGCTTCGAGGGGGGCGGCCTGCTGCTTGACGACCTCTTGAAGGATATCGGGGTATCGTCATCGTCATAGTCATTGTCATGGACTGAAGGATTGAAAACAGACATTGCTTCCTGGCAGTGGCAGGGTGCCCGATGGAATAGACCAATTCAGCCACACCTGCAAGCACAGTTCACCCATGTAAGAAGACTGCAGGTGATGAACAAGTGGAAGAATGAACTAAGCGCAAATCACGGCATCTGATAGCTAAAATGTGCTCCAATTTTGGTTTGCCATCATCCCCTGTCTGTCAAGGTCACCACAGATACTAGCGGCCTAGAGACAGCTGTTCAATATATATCCTACTAACATCATCAGGCACGACGCAACAAGACCAACCCGGGCCATCGCGTTGCCACGCACGCGCCCCGTCCCCAGATCGACAGCCCCGCGCTAAGAAACAGAAACCAGCCTCTCTCATATTAGCGCGAACACGTCGACGTCCCCCGATCCGCTGGGCGCGGCCCCGTCGGGTCTCGACCACGGCGCGCGGACCCCATGCCCAGCGCGCGCGAGAGACGGGGAAGGTGCAGGGAGGGAGGGAGCGAGACGCACCTTGTCGCGTGTCCGGCGCGTCGGCCGGCGGGCGCGGAGCGAGGAGACAGAGTAGCCGGGCGGATCTCGACGCGGTCCGCCCTCCGTcaaggcggcagcggcggcggtggggGGATGGGACGGAGTTTAGGGTTAGGGCTGGCGCGGCTTATCTATGTCCTCTCCCGCTGCTCGCTCGTATTTCTATCT belongs to Triticum urartu cultivar G1812 chromosome 7, Tu2.1, whole genome shotgun sequence and includes:
- the LOC125522429 gene encoding DNA topoisomerase 1 beta-like, with product MSVFNPSVHDNDYDDDDTPISFKRSSSSRPPPSKQEGSSANITYVRSPKAAASNQQRNGINGASRSPLPPKPQSTSSNPRPSGSVQPNSSLERSQKSNTVDKSKMKRPQVKGDKSDDSDDDKPLALRKKPDTKLKKVVTGGENAYGSGDDRKPLGMNINSAKVASNNSTNKTVLLKTAPPKTLQPDDDSDDDHKPLVQRFNPAKGASNNSTSKPVLLKPAPKIVQSDDDSEDEKPLASRLPTNAAPKSRGSTSDSEDEKPLSARFSRGTAGTSASISNSKDKLPSNNKGPTNNSSAPRNSVKRPGYNNNQTSSALKKTKSSDASASGSVKRESTDDDSNSVPVERKLTPGESSKSKPPVKNIVKSPLSVKKDNKKFKTKTKKTMKSSQFSKSLRVPPGSGGGKKWSTLEHNGVIFPPPYNPHGVKMLYNGQPVELTPEEEEVATMFAVMKDTEYATKKTFIDNFFGDWKKILGKNHIIKKFELCDFTPIYEWHLREKEKKKQMTSEEKKALREEKLKQEEKYMWAVVDGVREKVGNFRVEPPGLFRGRGEHPKMGKLKRRIRPSDITINIGKGTPVPECPIEGQSWKEVKHDNTVTWLAFWNDPISQKDFKYVFLAASSSLKGQSDKEKYEKSRKLKDHIHNIRVNYTKDFNSKDVSKKQIAVATYLIDKLALRAGNEKDDDEADTVGCCTLKVDNVTCVPPNKLQFDFLGKDSIRYFNTVEVELPVYNAIEEFRTGKKDGDAVFDQLDTTKLNHHLKDLMPGLTAKVFRTYNASITLDAILHEETEDGTLLEKIAVYQRANKEVAIICNHQRAVSKSHDTQMTKLNEKIDELKAQVDELNKDLGKVKRGKPLGNGADGKPKRTLAPEAIEKKISQIETKIEKMEMDKKTKEDLKTVALGTSKINYLDPRITVAWCKTHEVPIEKIFSKTILAKFGWAMDVEPDFRF